A stretch of Candidatus Vicinibacter affinis DNA encodes these proteins:
- a CDS encoding MBL fold metallo-hydrolase has translation MMKQINKKLWILSVLFVCIQIPAFSQLLKIREGILVNLYDAFGKNALLTKDFGFSCITKYQGKTILFDAGSNADIFKNNTKQLGIDLKKVDIVIVSHGHFDHLNGLDYLLKINPKVKIYFPYDIFWGAPVPFDATGQEPAVKDSLPEHLRYFNGGPTKFSINQSGRFWKANIEFIKSSKEILPGLKIIATNSPYMGYFSCYPGKSFVEGQFDQHGDACKNTNLPELSLSIKTSKGQVLIAGCSHSGIENIIQQTKEFTGDKIELVYGGFHMIPFNREQTIQLALLIKNELQVHKVAPAHCTGHLAFKILQDYFGSDYLYAGLGESLSY, from the coding sequence ATGATGAAACAAATTAACAAAAAACTTTGGATTCTGTCGGTCCTGTTTGTATGTATTCAGATTCCGGCATTTTCTCAACTACTTAAGATCCGGGAAGGAATCCTTGTAAACCTTTATGATGCCTTTGGAAAAAATGCATTATTGACAAAGGATTTTGGATTTTCATGCATTACAAAATATCAGGGAAAGACCATTTTATTTGATGCAGGCAGTAATGCGGATATTTTTAAGAACAATACCAAACAACTGGGCATTGATTTAAAAAAAGTAGACATCGTAATTGTTTCACATGGTCACTTTGATCACCTTAATGGCCTGGATTATTTATTAAAAATAAATCCGAAAGTTAAAATCTATTTCCCTTATGATATCTTTTGGGGAGCCCCGGTTCCTTTTGACGCAACAGGACAAGAGCCCGCGGTGAAGGATTCTCTACCTGAACACTTACGGTATTTCAATGGCGGCCCTACAAAATTCTCCATTAACCAATCCGGCCGATTCTGGAAAGCGAATATTGAATTTATAAAAAGTTCAAAAGAAATCCTGCCGGGTCTCAAAATCATTGCCACGAATTCTCCTTACATGGGATATTTTTCTTGCTATCCCGGCAAAAGCTTTGTGGAAGGTCAGTTTGATCAGCATGGGGATGCTTGTAAAAATACCAATCTACCAGAACTCTCTCTTTCTATCAAGACTTCAAAGGGCCAAGTGCTGATTGCAGGATGTTCTCATTCGGGTATCGAAAACATTATCCAGCAAACCAAAGAATTTACCGGCGATAAAATTGAATTGGTGTATGGGGGATTTCACATGATTCCGTTCAATAGAGAACAAACCATCCAGCTTGCATTGCTTATCAAAAATGAATTACAGGTGCACAAAGTTGCTCCTGCTCATTGCACAGGCCATCTGGCTTTTAAAATTTTGCAGGATTATTTTGGCAGTGACTATTTGTATGCGGGACTTGGAGAATCTTTATCTTATTAA
- a CDS encoding dihydrofolate reductase, with protein MTHNNSGRNVIVYIAMSLDGFIAKEDGDIEFLSMVETEGEDYGYHEFIKTVDTVIVGRKTYDKIVSLVHTFPHQDKESYIITRTKKPDQGNIKFYTGDLQSLIDQLKSKKGKHIYCDGGAEIIHELLQINQVDEFYISIIPVLLGTGIRLFKDSGPELKLKLNRSITFESGLVQLHYIRTSL; from the coding sequence ATGACACACAATAATTCAGGCAGGAACGTAATAGTTTACATCGCAATGAGTTTAGATGGATTTATTGCAAAAGAAGATGGTGACATTGAATTTCTATCCATGGTTGAAACGGAAGGAGAGGATTATGGTTACCATGAATTTATCAAGACGGTGGATACCGTAATTGTCGGACGTAAAACCTATGATAAAATTGTCTCCTTGGTGCATACGTTTCCTCATCAGGATAAGGAATCCTATATCATTACCAGAACAAAAAAGCCTGATCAGGGAAACATAAAATTTTACACTGGGGATCTACAGTCATTGATTGATCAATTAAAGTCAAAAAAAGGCAAACACATCTATTGCGATGGCGGCGCCGAAATCATCCATGAATTGCTTCAAATTAATCAGGTCGATGAATTCTACATTTCCATCATACCGGTACTTCTTGGAACCGGCATTCGCTTATTTAAGGATTCCGGTCCGGAACTAAAATTAAAACTAAATCGGTCTATTACCTTTGAGTCAGGATTGGTTCAATTGCATTACATACGTACCAGTCTGTAA
- a CDS encoding TonB-dependent receptor: MKKLFLLSILYCLYFFGYSQTLFIKDLETNQPLEAVTLYSEKTKAFALTNIHGQADISNFKNAEKIEIRVSGYKKEIRSFAELQNLGFILGLSYSSISMDEIVVSATKWNQNSRDAPEKISAITSKEVALQNPQTAADLLGISGKIFIQKSQQGGGSPMIRGFSTNRLLYVVDGVRMNTAIFRSGNLQNVISLDPFAIEKTEVLFGPGSVIYGSDAIGGVMSFQTIRPQLALDEKGLVSGNLVTRYSSANNEKTGHFHLNIGWKKWAAVSSFTTHHFGDLRMGSKGPAEYLRPFYVQRIDSVDRIITNDDPRTQRPSGYSQINMMQKIQYKPNEHWDFQYGLHYSETSEYSRYDRHIRYRKGLPRYGEWYYGPQKWLMNNLSITHTSASLLYDQMTFRVAHQFFEESRIDRDLNNNNRHLRTERVNAYSANIDFNKSIGLKNKLYYGFEFVHNRVQSSGVDEDISTGIKKTGPSRYPQADWNSIAAYVNDQYKISNKILLQGGLRYNQYQLDAAFDTSFYPFPFTEANINQGALTGSLGVVFRPTEKWVLSANASTGFRSPNVDDAGKVFDSSPGIVIIPNPNLKAEYAYNGELGIAKVFGEFLKIDLTAYYTILQDAMVRRFATLNGQDSIVYDGTLSRVEAIQNAATATVYGVQAGLEVKLASRFRLFSDINYQIGEEETDNGTKSPLRHAPPTYGVSKLSYTSQNLSVQLYAIYSGKRKFEDLPLEEQTKPEIYAIDKNGKPWSPGWYTLNFKSMYRINENFSVSAGLENITDQRYRPYSSGIVAPGRNVVMSLKASF; this comes from the coding sequence ATGAAAAAATTATTTCTCTTAAGTATATTATATTGTTTGTATTTTTTTGGATACAGTCAAACTCTATTTATTAAAGATTTAGAAACCAATCAGCCCTTAGAAGCTGTAACTCTTTACAGTGAAAAGACTAAAGCTTTTGCGCTGACCAATATTCATGGACAAGCAGATATTTCGAATTTTAAAAATGCGGAAAAAATTGAAATCAGAGTATCCGGCTACAAAAAAGAAATCAGATCTTTTGCCGAACTACAAAATCTGGGTTTTATCCTTGGCTTATCCTATTCCAGCATATCCATGGATGAAATTGTAGTCTCAGCGACCAAGTGGAATCAAAATTCCAGAGACGCTCCTGAAAAAATTTCGGCCATTACATCCAAAGAAGTTGCCTTGCAAAATCCACAAACTGCCGCAGATCTTCTGGGCATTTCCGGAAAAATATTTATTCAAAAAAGTCAACAAGGTGGAGGAAGTCCCATGATAAGAGGATTTTCAACCAACAGATTGCTGTATGTGGTGGACGGTGTGCGAATGAACACTGCAATATTTCGCAGTGGAAACTTGCAGAATGTCATTTCTCTGGATCCATTTGCAATAGAAAAAACAGAAGTGCTTTTTGGGCCTGGTTCGGTTATTTACGGTAGTGATGCCATAGGTGGAGTAATGAGTTTCCAGACCATCAGGCCTCAATTGGCACTCGATGAAAAAGGTCTGGTCAGCGGAAATTTAGTTACCAGATATTCTTCCGCCAACAATGAAAAAACGGGACACTTTCACCTGAATATTGGTTGGAAAAAATGGGCAGCTGTCAGTAGTTTCACCACTCATCACTTTGGCGATTTGCGCATGGGAAGTAAGGGCCCCGCTGAATATCTTAGACCATTTTATGTTCAGCGAATAGACAGTGTAGACAGAATAATCACCAACGACGATCCCAGGACTCAACGCCCTTCCGGGTATTCACAGATTAATATGATGCAAAAAATTCAATACAAACCAAATGAACATTGGGACTTTCAATATGGATTGCATTATTCGGAGACTTCTGAATATTCCAGATATGATCGTCACATTCGTTATCGAAAAGGACTTCCCAGATATGGTGAATGGTATTATGGTCCTCAAAAATGGTTGATGAATAATTTGAGCATTACTCATACATCTGCAAGCCTGCTTTATGATCAAATGACATTCCGTGTGGCGCACCAGTTTTTTGAAGAAAGTCGAATCGATCGTGACCTCAACAATAACAATCGTCATCTAAGAACAGAACGGGTGAATGCCTATTCTGCCAACATAGATTTTAATAAATCCATTGGACTGAAAAATAAATTATACTATGGTTTTGAATTTGTCCACAACAGGGTTCAATCCAGTGGAGTTGATGAGGACATTTCGACCGGAATTAAAAAGACAGGGCCCTCGCGATATCCGCAAGCCGATTGGAATTCAATTGCTGCTTACGTGAATGATCAATACAAAATCTCAAATAAAATTCTCCTCCAGGGCGGTCTTCGCTACAATCAATATCAGCTGGACGCTGCTTTCGACACCAGCTTTTATCCATTTCCTTTTACTGAAGCAAATATTAATCAAGGTGCTTTAACAGGGAGCCTTGGTGTGGTTTTTCGTCCAACTGAAAAGTGGGTATTAAGTGCAAACGCATCCACCGGATTTCGCTCTCCAAATGTGGACGATGCAGGAAAAGTTTTTGACTCTTCCCCGGGAATTGTGATCATCCCTAATCCAAATCTTAAAGCAGAATACGCTTACAATGGAGAACTCGGAATAGCAAAGGTGTTTGGGGAATTCCTGAAAATTGATTTAACTGCGTACTATACAATTTTGCAAGATGCGATGGTCAGACGATTTGCAACTTTAAATGGTCAGGACAGCATTGTTTATGACGGAACACTGAGTCGTGTGGAAGCGATTCAAAATGCAGCGACCGCCACTGTGTATGGTGTTCAAGCCGGACTGGAAGTTAAGCTTGCTTCCAGGTTTCGTTTGTTTTCCGATATCAACTACCAGATTGGAGAGGAAGAAACAGATAATGGAACCAAAAGTCCATTGCGACATGCTCCTCCAACTTACGGAGTTTCTAAACTGAGTTACACGTCACAAAATCTTTCCGTACAGCTTTATGCCATTTACAGCGGTAAAAGGAAATTTGAAGATTTACCTTTGGAAGAACAGACCAAACCGGAAATTTATGCGATTGATAAAAATGGCAAGCCATGGTCTCCCGGTTGGTATACGCTTAACTTTAAGTCTATGTATCGTATCAATGAAAACTTTTCGGTGAGTGCAGGATTGGAAAACATCACCGATCAACGATACAGACCCTACAGTTCAGGAATTGTTGCACCGGGCCGCAATGTCGTCATGTCTTTGAAAGCAAGTTTCTAG
- a CDS encoding DUF4440 domain-containing protein: MRNLCILCIGILLTSCNQKQDPFDCGRPFCKNVNLDSLNNLFLAGWNAKDSAAIAHTIAAHAIVMNDSIIHHGLDSIAQNWISGGVKVLSNIKTTSLIRETAATLAYDGGTYTLDLTPPGGPVLKERGNYSLVWSKQPDETWKLTLVHIEDITRLPDIK; this comes from the coding sequence TTTAACCAGCTGCAATCAAAAGCAAGATCCATTCGATTGTGGACGACCTTTTTGTAAAAATGTCAACTTGGATTCCCTAAACAATCTTTTCCTTGCGGGATGGAATGCAAAGGATTCCGCAGCCATCGCCCATACAATCGCTGCACACGCCATCGTAATGAATGACTCTATTATCCACCATGGCCTTGATTCAATCGCTCAAAATTGGATCAGCGGAGGAGTAAAAGTCTTAAGTAACATCAAAACCACCTCTCTCATCCGCGAGACCGCAGCCACCCTCGCCTACGATGGAGGAACTTATACGCTTGACCTTACACCTCCCGGAGGACCAGTCCTGAAAGAAAGAGGCAATTACAGTCTGGTTTGGAGTAAACAGCCTGACGAAACCTGGAAATTAACACTCGTTCATATAGAAGATATTACCAGACTTCCGGATATTAAATAA
- a CDS encoding ZIP family metal transporter: MNIEWLLGYNPVLLAFFATVFTWVVTAAGASLVFFFKVIHKNILNLMLGFAAGVMIAASFWSLLNPAIEMEEAKNPGQAWIPAVIGFLAGGAFIWIIDRILPHLHSRHSIEAAEGIKTSWQRSVLLILAITLHNIPEGLAVGVAFGSLAIHPDAEVLAGAVALAIGIGLQNFPEGAAVSIPLRREGFSRRKSFFYGQLSGVVEPIAGVIGAYLVISVTPLLPYALSFAAGAMIFVVVEELIPESQTGNETDLSTIGAMIGFAIMMWLDVALG, translated from the coding sequence ATGAACATAGAATGGCTACTTGGATACAACCCGGTTCTGCTTGCTTTTTTTGCCACCGTTTTTACATGGGTGGTAACTGCTGCAGGGGCTTCATTGGTTTTTTTCTTTAAAGTCATTCACAAAAATATACTCAACTTAATGTTGGGTTTTGCTGCCGGTGTAATGATCGCTGCAAGTTTTTGGTCTTTGTTGAATCCTGCAATAGAAATGGAAGAAGCAAAGAATCCCGGTCAGGCATGGATACCTGCCGTCATTGGATTTTTAGCAGGAGGAGCATTTATATGGATCATTGATCGCATTCTCCCACACCTACACAGCAGACATTCGATCGAAGCCGCAGAAGGTATTAAAACATCGTGGCAAAGAAGCGTGCTGTTGATACTTGCCATCACGCTCCATAATATTCCGGAAGGTCTTGCTGTAGGAGTCGCATTCGGCTCACTCGCCATTCATCCCGACGCAGAAGTACTCGCAGGAGCAGTGGCGTTGGCGATTGGAATTGGGTTGCAGAATTTTCCTGAAGGTGCTGCGGTATCCATTCCGCTTAGGAGGGAGGGCTTCTCCAGGAGAAAATCATTTTTTTATGGTCAGCTGTCCGGTGTAGTAGAACCCATTGCTGGAGTTATTGGCGCATATCTGGTAATTTCAGTAACCCCACTTCTTCCATACGCCTTGTCATTTGCAGCAGGTGCAATGATTTTTGTCGTGGTAGAGGAATTAATCCCGGAGTCACAAACAGGAAACGAAACAGACCTTTCAACCATCGGCGCTATGATTGGATTTGCGATCATGATGTGGCTGGATGTAGCGTTGGGGTAA
- a CDS encoding DinB family protein, with protein sequence MENSHILSELSKNKDIFKDLLSGISKEVYLWKMHSDKWCLLEIICHLYDEEREDFRYRTKHILENPASILPSINPPAWVQERDYMNQDYETMINKFVFERESSINWLQSLPSPNWENVHHHPKLGNMTAKMMLTNWLAHDYLHIRQIIKLKFDFLKDQSDEHLSYAGEW encoded by the coding sequence ATGGAAAATTCACACATCTTATCTGAGCTTTCGAAAAACAAAGACATTTTCAAAGATCTGTTGAGTGGAATTTCGAAGGAGGTATATCTATGGAAGATGCACTCAGACAAATGGTGCCTGCTTGAAATTATTTGTCACCTCTATGATGAGGAACGTGAAGATTTCAGATATCGCACAAAGCATATCCTGGAAAATCCTGCATCCATTTTACCCTCCATCAATCCGCCTGCCTGGGTTCAGGAGAGAGATTATATGAATCAGGATTATGAAACCATGATCAATAAATTTGTATTTGAACGTGAAAGTTCAATTAATTGGTTGCAATCACTTCCATCACCAAATTGGGAAAACGTGCATCATCATCCAAAATTAGGTAATATGACTGCCAAAATGATGCTGACCAATTGGCTTGCACATGATTACCTGCACATACGTCAAATCATAAAATTAAAATTTGATTTTTTGAAGGACCAGTCGGATGAACATTTGAGTTATGCAGGAGAGTGGTAA
- a CDS encoding peptidoglycan DD-metalloendopeptidase family protein, with the protein MKLILYVFITFMFMMSIANAQVEPDHYKSALKAFVQNYNNEQLESIFSMFAPDMQKALPLEKTKAFFAGLHAQAGKIQECKFIEIDPGGVASYETKFDKGVFLLNVTLSEDSKINGFYIKPYQAKPAISNTRNSTKLSLPFKEEWTVIWGGDTKELNYHVEHLAQKNAFDMIITDQDGKSFKNDGEKNEDYYAFGKELIAPCAGKVVMVVDGIKDNQPGELNPIYIPGNTVVIKSGENEFLFFAHFKQHSIRVKEGQTVKKGELLGLCGNSGNSSEAHLHFHIQNEENMTNAIGIKCYFEELIVNGKVMKDYSPIQKDKIRTK; encoded by the coding sequence ATGAAATTAATACTATATGTCTTTATAACATTTATGTTCATGATGTCAATTGCCAACGCTCAAGTTGAACCAGATCATTACAAGAGTGCACTCAAAGCATTTGTACAAAATTACAACAATGAACAATTGGAATCCATCTTTAGCATGTTTGCTCCTGATATGCAAAAGGCATTACCATTAGAGAAAACCAAAGCATTTTTTGCAGGATTGCATGCTCAGGCCGGGAAAATTCAGGAATGTAAATTTATAGAAATAGATCCGGGAGGTGTCGCTTCCTATGAAACAAAATTTGATAAGGGGGTATTTCTCCTTAATGTGACGCTCAGTGAAGATTCCAAAATTAATGGATTTTACATAAAACCATACCAAGCTAAACCAGCCATTTCCAACACACGAAATTCCACCAAATTAAGTTTGCCATTCAAAGAAGAATGGACCGTAATTTGGGGAGGAGATACCAAGGAATTAAATTACCATGTAGAACACCTTGCACAAAAAAATGCATTTGACATGATCATAACTGATCAAGATGGAAAGTCATTTAAAAATGATGGAGAAAAAAACGAGGATTATTATGCGTTCGGAAAGGAATTGATTGCCCCTTGTGCCGGCAAGGTGGTCATGGTTGTCGACGGAATAAAAGACAACCAACCCGGGGAGTTAAACCCCATTTACATTCCCGGAAATACGGTGGTCATAAAGTCGGGAGAAAATGAATTTTTATTTTTTGCGCATTTCAAACAGCATTCCATCCGGGTAAAAGAAGGTCAGACCGTTAAAAAAGGGGAATTGCTTGGGTTGTGTGGCAATTCAGGAAATTCTTCAGAAGCTCATTTGCATTTTCATATCCAGAATGAAGAAAACATGACCAACGCGATAGGTATAAAATGCTATTTTGAAGAATTGATCGTGAATGGGAAAGTTATGAAAGATTACTCGCCAATTCAAAAAGATAAAATAAGGACAAAGTAA
- a CDS encoding TIGR00730 family Rossman fold protein, with amino-acid sequence MKSIAVFCGSSNGTKDLYYEQALNLGKKLATLEIDVIYGGSNAGLMGAVANGALSEGGKVIGVIPEFLVDKELAHDEITELILVKSMHERKSKMNELCDGVIALPGGYGTLDELFEMLTWGQLGLHKKPVALYNIHGYYDALINLIQHMVMSGFLKESNQQMLLINEDLYALLNEMNEYVAPEVEKWLNRSRS; translated from the coding sequence ATGAAAAGCATTGCCGTTTTTTGTGGATCAAGTAACGGAACTAAAGATTTATATTACGAACAAGCGCTTAATTTAGGGAAGAAATTGGCTACACTGGAAATTGATGTGATCTATGGCGGTTCCAATGCCGGACTCATGGGTGCGGTTGCCAACGGAGCATTGAGCGAAGGAGGAAAGGTCATTGGTGTAATTCCGGAATTTTTGGTTGATAAAGAACTTGCACATGATGAAATTACCGAATTGATACTTGTCAAAAGTATGCATGAAAGAAAAAGCAAAATGAATGAACTCTGCGATGGGGTGATTGCCCTGCCGGGAGGCTATGGCACGTTGGATGAATTATTCGAAATGCTGACCTGGGGGCAGCTTGGACTTCATAAAAAACCAGTTGCATTGTATAATATCCATGGATATTACGATGCCTTGATAAACTTAATACAGCATATGGTCATGAGTGGATTTTTGAAGGAATCGAATCAACAAATGTTATTGATTAACGAAGACCTCTATGCTTTATTAAATGAAATGAATGAATACGTTGCTCCAGAGGTGGAGAAATGGTTAAACAGAAGTCGATCTTGA
- a CDS encoding CHAD domain-containing protein, which translates to MEKIKKYLDKHSSAIGLLFSKAQKTNTQTYYHQLRIEIKKLRALIDLIGHFDKKFKPNKALKPFHKIFESAGKIRELQLEESQMKKHYSPSTFTAYKLILKEQKVKHHEAFSELIKGSLIEKQKKTINELKKSIKKIDEQKVEKYLHKKSQQINKLTALGVEDIADLHKLRKLIKTYSYNLKLIDQTDKESILPLYSNLPELIGQWHDTQTMLKHLNKIIKVYQISKRELNQLNKVMDQISTRSKELNEQIKSSIQKLKPPQPEADPN; encoded by the coding sequence ATGGAAAAGATCAAGAAATACCTCGACAAGCATTCCTCGGCCATTGGACTTCTATTTTCAAAGGCTCAAAAAACAAATACCCAGACCTACTATCACCAGCTCAGGATAGAGATCAAAAAACTTCGCGCACTCATAGACCTCATTGGTCATTTTGATAAGAAATTTAAACCCAACAAAGCACTTAAACCATTTCATAAAATATTTGAAAGTGCAGGTAAAATCAGAGAACTACAGTTGGAGGAAAGTCAGATGAAAAAACACTATTCACCGAGTACTTTTACGGCCTACAAATTAATATTAAAGGAACAAAAAGTAAAGCACCATGAAGCATTCTCAGAATTGATTAAAGGGTCTCTGATTGAAAAACAGAAAAAAACTATTAATGAATTAAAAAAGTCCATTAAGAAAATTGACGAACAAAAAGTTGAAAAATACCTGCACAAAAAAAGTCAACAGATCAATAAATTAACGGCACTTGGGGTGGAGGATATTGCTGACCTTCACAAATTGAGAAAATTGATTAAAACTTATTCCTACAATTTAAAATTAATAGATCAAACTGACAAGGAATCCATATTACCTCTTTACTCAAACTTACCGGAATTGATAGGCCAATGGCACGACACTCAAACCATGCTTAAACATCTTAACAAAATAATTAAAGTCTATCAAATTTCCAAACGAGAACTCAATCAGTTGAATAAAGTGATGGACCAAATTTCTACAAGAAGCAAAGAGCTTAACGAACAAATAAAGTCATCGATTCAGAAATTGAAGCCACCCCAACCCGAAGCTGATCCAAATTAA
- a CDS encoding DUF2238 domain-containing protein — translation MKFTVDTSKERIPFKSNKWLWLFIIVFIIVWVNTYLGTTDLSNWLLENTLTVLSLIFLISTFKKYQFSDLTYLFICIYLCMHVYGSKYTYAENPLGFYIQDILHTSRNQYDRIVHFSFGFLLAYPIRELFIQWLKYPKSAAWITPIEISLSIGGIYELIEWAVADIFFTEQGAAYLGTQGDVWDAQKDVFYAFTGAILASSLISLIHRFKTTQQSNQTLNP, via the coding sequence ATGAAATTCACTGTTGATACTTCAAAGGAAAGAATACCATTTAAATCCAATAAGTGGTTGTGGTTGTTCATCATTGTTTTTATCATTGTTTGGGTCAACACCTATCTAGGTACGACTGACCTTAGCAATTGGCTTTTGGAAAACACCTTAACGGTTTTGTCGCTCATCTTTTTAATTAGCACTTTTAAAAAATATCAGTTCAGTGACTTGACATATCTCTTCATTTGCATTTATCTCTGTATGCATGTATATGGTTCAAAATACACTTATGCTGAAAATCCACTGGGTTTTTACATTCAAGATATATTGCACACTTCCAGAAATCAATATGATCGGATCGTGCATTTTAGTTTTGGGTTTTTGTTGGCCTACCCTATTCGAGAATTATTCATACAATGGCTGAAATATCCCAAATCAGCCGCCTGGATCACACCGATTGAGATTTCACTTTCGATTGGGGGTATTTACGAACTCATCGAATGGGCTGTTGCAGACATCTTCTTTACTGAACAAGGGGCTGCCTACCTTGGTACTCAGGGTGATGTCTGGGATGCACAGAAAGATGTCTTTTATGCATTTACAGGGGCGATACTCGCTTCAAGCCTAATCTCTTTGATTCACCGATTTAAAACAACTCAACAATCAAATCAAACATTAAATCCATGA